A DNA window from Methanomassiliicoccus luminyensis B10 contains the following coding sequences:
- a CDS encoding NAD(P)/FAD-dependent oxidoreductase translates to MASALAHVMNTEADVTIVGLGPAGLQAAIHAARKKVRTVAIGKSAGSALNRAEVENYLGVPHAEGAELLRIGREQAAKFGAELLEEEVTKAERDGDMFVITTDHDRTVRTKALVLALGVARNKLGVPGEKDYLGKGVSYCASCDGGFFRGRPVAVIGEESEAAESAILMTEIASKVYWVNRGLKVSEHLMEKARKTTMEIVEGKPVKIAGGDTVTGLELEGGRKLDVNGVFIALGAKGSMEIALELGIMPDPSGKIPVNEDMRTEVEKVYACGDVTGLPYQVARAVGQGCIAGDNAAKAVRQEKA, encoded by the coding sequence ATGGCCTCCGCTCTTGCTCACGTCATGAACACCGAGGCGGACGTTACCATAGTAGGGCTGGGCCCCGCGGGACTCCAGGCGGCCATACATGCCGCGAGGAAGAAGGTGAGGACAGTGGCCATCGGCAAGAGCGCCGGCTCCGCGCTGAACAGGGCGGAGGTGGAGAACTACCTCGGCGTCCCCCACGCAGAGGGCGCCGAGCTGCTGAGGATCGGCCGGGAGCAGGCCGCCAAGTTCGGGGCCGAACTCCTGGAAGAAGAGGTCACCAAGGCGGAGAGGGACGGCGACATGTTCGTCATCACCACCGACCACGACCGCACCGTCCGGACCAAGGCGCTGGTGCTCGCCCTCGGGGTGGCGCGCAACAAGCTCGGAGTGCCGGGAGAGAAGGACTACCTGGGAAAGGGCGTATCATACTGCGCCTCCTGCGACGGCGGGTTCTTCAGAGGCCGCCCCGTCGCCGTCATCGGAGAGGAGAGCGAGGCCGCGGAGTCGGCCATCCTGATGACGGAGATCGCCAGCAAGGTGTACTGGGTGAACCGCGGGCTCAAGGTCTCCGAGCACCTCATGGAGAAGGCCAGGAAGACCACCATGGAGATCGTGGAAGGCAAGCCGGTCAAGATCGCCGGCGGGGACACCGTCACCGGCCTGGAGCTGGAGGGAGGCAGGAAGCTCGACGTCAACGGCGTGTTCATCGCCCTGGGGGCCAAGGGCTCCATGGAGATCGCCCTGGAGCTTGGGATCATGCCCGACCCCTCGGGCAAGATACCGGTCAACGAGGATATGCGGACCGAAGTGGAGAAGGTCTACGCCTGCGGCGACGTCACCGGCCTCCCGTACCAGGTGGCCAGAGCGGTCGGCCAGGGCTGCATTGCCGGCGACAACGCGGCCAAAGCGGTCCGGCAGGAGAAGGCCTGA
- a CDS encoding transposase family protein, translating into MSDRRLDILIDFERGARFPCPGCQNVYHVHDISERVWRHLNFFGYEAYLHVRVPRTSCPDHGVKQAELPWARSNDKIRTAFHRAFGFKTKEHWSIMIQLPTP; encoded by the coding sequence ATGAGCGACAGGCGGCTGGACATCCTTATCGACTTCGAGCGGGGGGCGCGGTTCCCCTGCCCGGGGTGCCAGAACGTGTACCATGTCCATGATATCTCGGAGCGTGTCTGGAGGCACCTCAATTTCTTCGGGTACGAGGCCTACCTCCACGTCCGCGTTCCCCGGACCTCCTGTCCGGACCATGGAGTGAAACAGGCGGAGCTACCGTGGGCCAGATCGAACGATAAGATACGCACAGCGTTCCACCGTGCCTTCGGGTTCAAGACCAAGGAGCACTGGAGCATCATGATTCAGCTCCCGACACCG
- the trxA gene encoding thioredoxin, which produces MDELQNIREKKRQELEKAAEWPSEPVEVRDDNFNDFLKKHKVAVVDCWAPWCGPCRAMGPVIDALAAEMKGQAAFGKLNTDENPKTSMRFQIEAIPTLLVFREGELVDRHVGARPKDDLKRRLTSRL; this is translated from the coding sequence ATGGACGAACTGCAGAACATCAGGGAGAAGAAGAGGCAGGAGCTGGAGAAGGCAGCGGAATGGCCCTCTGAGCCGGTCGAGGTGAGGGACGACAACTTCAACGACTTTTTGAAAAAGCACAAGGTCGCCGTGGTGGACTGCTGGGCTCCCTGGTGCGGCCCCTGCCGCGCGATGGGCCCCGTCATCGACGCCTTGGCCGCGGAGATGAAGGGCCAGGCGGCGTTCGGAAAGCTCAATACCGATGAGAACCCCAAGACCTCTATGCGGTTCCAGATCGAGGCCATACCAACCCTCCTGGTGTTCAGAGAGGGGGAGTTGGTGGACCGCCACGTCGGAGCGAGGCCCAAGGACGACCTCAAGCGGAGGCTGACGTCAAGGCTTTGA
- a CDS encoding helix-turn-helix domain-containing protein: MSLENELVAGILREEGGFRNALRKVLEEDLKMSIHEFCSQTGLSPSTIYKIMQDQREPNLRTVREIIRAVRRLETRPHGNFIAVIAARPVLNRIEERTMKVGDRDVRVKEYPANSMEDAIIAATMAEKDGALAIVCAPIVAPTIQKILTIPVSIVIPRDSIMRAIEVAAQKTL, encoded by the coding sequence ATGTCCCTGGAGAACGAGCTGGTGGCCGGGATCCTCCGAGAGGAGGGAGGGTTCCGCAACGCGCTGAGGAAGGTGCTGGAAGAGGACCTCAAGATGAGCATTCACGAGTTCTGCTCTCAGACCGGGCTCTCTCCCTCGACCATTTACAAGATCATGCAGGACCAGCGGGAGCCGAACCTGCGCACGGTGAGGGAGATCATCCGCGCCGTCCGGAGGCTGGAGACCCGTCCTCATGGCAACTTCATCGCCGTCATAGCCGCCCGCCCGGTCCTGAACCGCATCGAGGAGAGGACCATGAAGGTAGGGGACCGCGACGTCAGGGTGAAGGAGTACCCCGCCAACAGCATGGAGGACGCCATCATCGCCGCCACCATGGCCGAGAAGGACGGGGCGCTGGCGATAGTGTGCGCTCCGATAGTCGCTCCGACCATCCAGAAGATATTGACCATCCCGGTGTCGATAGTGATCCCGAGGGACAGCATCATGAGGGCCATCGAGGTGGCCGCGCAGAAGACGTTGTGA
- a CDS encoding ABC transporter ATP-binding protein, whose translation MDGNGLILTIDNLDKTFPRDGKDMLVLDDFSMDVKEGEFVCILGPSGSGKTTILRLIAGLQAPTSGSMKLRGKEITEPGSDRGMVFQEFALFPWRSVKRNVEFGLEIRGMPAEERTRISKHYIDLVGLTGFENSHPNQLSGGMKQRVGIARALASDPAILLMDEPFGALDAQTRNFMQKELLRIWQETKKTVIFVTHSVDEAVYLADRIVVLTNRPGKVKSVYSIDLSRPRDRSSPEFIELRKTVLDELEQQREGV comes from the coding sequence ATGGATGGGAATGGCCTGATACTCACCATAGACAACCTGGACAAGACCTTCCCGAGGGACGGCAAGGACATGCTGGTCCTAGACGATTTCAGCATGGACGTAAAGGAGGGCGAGTTCGTCTGCATCCTCGGTCCTTCAGGCAGCGGCAAGACCACTATCCTGCGCCTCATCGCGGGGCTCCAGGCCCCCACCTCCGGGAGCATGAAGCTCCGGGGCAAGGAGATAACCGAGCCCGGTTCAGACCGCGGCATGGTGTTCCAGGAGTTCGCCCTGTTCCCCTGGCGCAGCGTGAAGCGGAACGTGGAGTTCGGCCTGGAGATCAGGGGGATGCCGGCCGAGGAGAGAACGAGGATATCAAAGCACTACATCGACCTGGTCGGCCTGACCGGCTTCGAGAATTCTCACCCCAACCAGCTGTCCGGGGGCATGAAACAGAGGGTCGGGATCGCCAGGGCGCTGGCCTCCGACCCGGCCATACTTCTCATGGACGAGCCGTTCGGCGCACTGGACGCCCAGACCAGGAACTTCATGCAGAAAGAGCTGCTGCGCATATGGCAGGAAACCAAGAAGACAGTGATCTTCGTCACCCACTCGGTGGATGAGGCGGTCTACCTGGCCGACCGAATCGTCGTGCTGACCAACCGGCCAGGTAAGGTCAAGAGCGTCTACTCCATCGACCTTTCCCGCCCCCGGGACCGCAGCAGCCCGGAGTTCATCGAGCTGCGCAAAACCGTCCTGGACGAGTTGGAGCAGCAGAGAGAGGGCGTCTGA